Proteins co-encoded in one Gracilimonas sediminicola genomic window:
- a CDS encoding multicopper oxidase family protein has protein sequence IRHVKGQELNIQFTNNIGQESIIHWHGLIVPPEMDGHPKDAISGGAYDYEFSLNQRAGTYWYHPHPHRITGEQVYRGLAGFFIIEDDEEKALNLPSGNYEIPLVIQDRRVSDSGQIIYNPSMPERMMTGFLGDTILVNGAPSPYHEVEPGVYRLRVLNGSNARIYNVAFQDDLSFMVIGTDGGLLPEAIETNELLMAPGERADILVDFSGLKKNSIHLISKPFDVPSGGGMMGMQNMMGSSGPEQGTGFDLMEFRIDGESKQESVDLPGQLSESTFPEASSADRTRPIRLDMQMMNGHTINGRQFEMERVDERVEQGSTEIWEFINNSNVPHPMHVHAVQFKVLDRSGSRGLMPTETGWKDTVLVMPDETVRVIMNFNAPKGLYVFHCHNLEHEDNGMMANLQIE, from the coding sequence AATTCGCCATGTAAAGGGGCAGGAACTTAACATCCAGTTTACTAATAATATAGGTCAGGAAAGCATTATTCACTGGCATGGACTCATTGTTCCCCCCGAAATGGATGGACATCCCAAAGATGCAATATCAGGAGGAGCCTATGATTATGAATTCAGCCTGAATCAAAGAGCCGGCACCTATTGGTATCACCCTCATCCTCACAGAATAACTGGAGAACAGGTTTATCGCGGGTTAGCAGGTTTTTTTATTATTGAAGATGACGAAGAAAAAGCACTCAACTTACCGAGTGGTAACTACGAGATACCGCTCGTTATTCAGGATCGGAGAGTAAGTGACTCTGGGCAGATTATTTATAACCCGTCTATGCCCGAACGGATGATGACTGGGTTTTTGGGAGATACGATCTTAGTTAACGGAGCGCCATCTCCTTACCATGAAGTTGAGCCTGGTGTGTATCGCTTGAGAGTATTAAATGGCTCAAATGCCCGGATTTATAATGTAGCGTTTCAAGATGATCTTTCCTTTATGGTCATTGGCACCGATGGAGGCCTTCTACCGGAAGCTATTGAGACCAATGAATTATTAATGGCCCCAGGGGAAAGAGCAGACATACTGGTAGACTTCTCTGGATTGAAGAAAAATAGTATTCACCTTATCAGTAAACCATTTGATGTGCCTTCCGGCGGCGGTATGATGGGAATGCAAAACATGATGGGGAGCTCCGGCCCCGAACAAGGCACTGGTTTTGATCTTATGGAATTCAGGATTGATGGAGAATCTAAGCAAGAATCAGTGGACCTTCCCGGTCAGCTGTCTGAATCGACCTTTCCTGAAGCTTCATCTGCTGATCGTACCCGCCCCATTCGGTTGGACATGCAAATGATGAACGGCCATACCATTAATGGGCGTCAGTTTGAGATGGAGCGAGTCGATGAACGTGTAGAGCAAGGAAGTACTGAAATTTGGGAGTTTATCAATAACTCAAACGTACCTCACCCCATGCACGTGCATGCCGTTCAGTTTAAAGTTCTTGATAGAAGCGGAAGCAGAGGATTAATGCCTACCGAAACAGGCTGGAAGGACACGGTACTTGTCATGCCTGACGAGACTGTTAGGGTTATCATGAATTTCAATGCGCCAAAAGGCTTGTACGTTTTTCACTGTCATAACCTGGAGCACGAAGACAACGGCATGATGGCTAACCTTCAAATCGAATAA